One window of the Vigna radiata var. radiata cultivar VC1973A chromosome 1, Vradiata_ver6, whole genome shotgun sequence genome contains the following:
- the LOC106768332 gene encoding LOB domain-containing protein 41, with the protein MRMSCNGCRVLRKGCSEDCSIRPCLEWIKNPESQANATVFLAKFYGRAGLMNLINAGPQNLRPAIFRSLLYEACGRIVNPIYGSVGLLWSGSWQLCQAAVEAVLEGEPITPITSEVAANGRAPPLKACDIRHVSKDKNSANRTQKAKTRIRVKRTGGDVLIKPKAPTVTRFVPVEAETNQTTSHESGLSHLSEAAAIVEGESKESESVVSVETCNLFGETKTSDRFGETNDEIGLELRLGFEPVSREHHMVPMKKRRIEVKSNCDLMELGLESSASK; encoded by the exons ATGCGAATGAGTTGTAATGGGTGTCGTGTGTTGCGAAAAGGGTGCAGTGAAGATTGTAGCATAAGACCGTGTTTGGAATGGATCAAGAACCCAGAATCGCAGGCTAATGCCACCGTTTTTCTTGCTAAGTTCTATGGTCGTGCTGGCCTCATGAATCTCATCAACGCTGGTCCTCAAAACCTTCGACCAG CGATTTTTCGTTCGTTGTTGTACGAGGCATGTGGTCGAATTGTGAACCCAATTTACGGGTCAGTGGGTTTGTTATGGTCGGGGAGCTGGCAGCTATGTCAAGCCGCCGTGGAAGCCGTTTTGGAAGGCGAGCCGATCACACCAATCACATCGGAAGTGGCGGCGAATGGGCGGGCCCCACCTCTGAAGGCATGCGACATTCGCCACGTGTCAAAAGACAAGAACTCGGCGAATCGGACTCAAAAGGCCAAGACTCGAATCCGGGTTAAGCGAACCGGCGGTGATGTTCTTATCAAACCGAAAGCCCCGACGGTGACCAGGTTTGTTCCGGTTGAAGCGGAGACGAACCAGACTACGAGTCATGAATCGGGACTGAGCCACTTGTCGGAAGCTGCAGCCATCGTGGAAGGAGAGAGTAAAGAGAGTGAAAGTGTGGTGTCGGTGGAAACTTGCAACCTATTTGGTGAGACAAAGACGAGTGATCGATTCGGTGAAACTAATGATGAAATTGGTTTGGAATTGAGGCTTGGGTTTGAACCGGTTTCACGTGAGCATCACATGGTTCcaatgaagaagagaagaatagAAGTGAAAAGTAACTGTGACTTAATGGAGTTAGGACTTGAGTCATCGGCTTCAAAATAA